A single genomic interval of Mucilaginibacter boryungensis harbors:
- a CDS encoding ABC transporter permease, whose protein sequence is MLRNYIKIAWRNIVARKFYTLLNIGGLALAGSCCIFIYLYTSYNLSFDRYHHNSDNIFKLVYELHLDKIEYDKGASYAEYQAALKNIPQVNQGAFAIVNQDMIVNVEGGKRFKEDKTVTFAGSDWFKLFSHQWLRGSVTSLDAPFNAVLRQKTANKYFGNTDPIGKTLIINDHLIKVSGIIADGPFTTDYRADIYLSFSTFFSQPKFEKAFFTDWGYLSSPFTAFVKLNDPNQKDAVEKQLLALEKTQKWADMYKYFHFKLLPLKEAHFDTRYGGTVQKALLWNLIAIGLLIISIAVINYINIVLAQQTRRAVEIATRKVLGGSVSQIFMQFVTESLVTSVLAVIASILMVILLLPTANLWLFTDAPIHIVSYTGLGLYAIILLIIIGISTSIYPAWLLSRISLARVLKNNLLNLQAGIGRKMLIVFQNTITQGLIICTIIIIAQVYFLRNTDIGFDRKMVITIPTGQTTASQKYQLTEYLKHIPNVQSVSFCLNSPASTSARGGTVMLKTYNWEPWAARFAYGDSAYCRTFGMQIIAGRNIRNQQPIHEFLINKTMADMLRAKHKEDVIGEKLSAGDNKGVIVGVVKDFNVNSLQGRIEPSLIQEDSTLQTGMAVKLGRGNIETTMDDLHKVYQKVLPDQVFTYQFVDEQIAQLYKKESIQQKLICVSASIAIAISSLGLLGLVSLIALQRTKEIGIRKVLGASVTQLWLMLSVDFVWMEILAFAIAAPVSLWIMNKWLQNFAYHIQIQWWMFAMAGLTAIVIALITISFQSIKASIANPVKSLRSE, encoded by the coding sequence ATGCTTAGAAATTATATCAAAATAGCCTGGAGAAATATCGTAGCACGGAAGTTTTATACCTTGCTTAATATTGGCGGCCTGGCGCTGGCGGGTAGCTGCTGCATTTTTATTTACCTGTATACCAGCTATAATTTAAGCTTTGACAGGTATCATCATAATTCGGATAATATATTCAAGCTGGTTTATGAACTACATCTTGATAAGATAGAATATGATAAGGGAGCCTCGTATGCCGAATACCAGGCAGCATTAAAAAACATACCACAGGTAAATCAGGGGGCATTTGCGATAGTAAACCAGGATATGATTGTTAATGTTGAGGGGGGCAAGCGTTTTAAAGAAGATAAAACAGTCACTTTTGCCGGCTCAGATTGGTTTAAATTATTTAGCCATCAATGGCTGCGTGGGAGTGTTACCAGCCTTGATGCTCCGTTTAATGCTGTGCTTCGACAAAAAACTGCTAATAAATATTTTGGTAATACGGATCCGATAGGAAAGACCTTAATTATAAACGATCATTTAATAAAGGTTTCTGGTATTATAGCCGATGGCCCTTTCACTACGGATTACCGTGCGGATATCTATCTTTCCTTCAGTACTTTTTTTTCGCAGCCCAAATTTGAAAAGGCTTTTTTTACCGATTGGGGATATTTAAGCAGCCCGTTTACCGCATTTGTTAAATTGAATGATCCTAATCAAAAGGATGCGGTAGAAAAGCAATTATTAGCGTTGGAAAAAACGCAGAAGTGGGCAGATATGTATAAGTATTTTCACTTTAAGTTACTACCCCTGAAAGAAGCCCATTTTGATACCCGCTACGGCGGTACTGTGCAAAAAGCCCTGCTATGGAACCTGATAGCTATCGGATTACTTATCATTAGCATAGCGGTTATTAATTATATTAATATTGTATTAGCCCAGCAAACCAGGCGTGCGGTTGAGATAGCTACACGGAAAGTGCTTGGTGGCTCGGTCAGCCAAATTTTTATGCAGTTCGTTACCGAATCATTGGTAACATCGGTGTTAGCCGTAATAGCTTCTATCTTAATGGTGATATTGCTTTTACCAACAGCTAATTTATGGTTGTTCACCGACGCCCCTATCCATATTGTTTCATACACCGGCCTTGGCCTATATGCTATCATTTTACTAATAATAATAGGGATTAGTACCAGCATTTATCCGGCATGGTTATTAAGCAGGATAAGCTTAGCCCGTGTACTTAAAAATAATCTCCTAAATCTGCAGGCAGGTATTGGGCGCAAAATGCTGATAGTATTTCAAAATACGATTACCCAGGGGCTTATAATTTGTACCATCATTATTATTGCCCAGGTATATTTTCTTAGAAACACAGACATAGGCTTTGATCGTAAAATGGTAATCACTATTCCTACGGGCCAAACTACCGCTTCACAAAAATATCAGCTAACCGAATACCTGAAACATATTCCCAATGTTCAATCTGTTAGTTTTTGCCTTAATTCACCAGCCAGCACCAGTGCACGTGGGGGCACGGTAATGCTCAAAACATATAATTGGGAGCCTTGGGCTGCACGCTTTGCCTATGGCGATTCGGCATACTGCCGTACTTTTGGTATGCAGATTATAGCTGGCCGTAATATCCGTAACCAGCAGCCAATCCACGAATTCCTGATCAATAAAACAATGGCGGATATGCTGCGCGCGAAACATAAGGAAGATGTTATAGGCGAAAAACTCTCGGCAGGCGATAATAAAGGGGTTATAGTAGGAGTGGTGAAGGATTTTAATGTGAACTCTTTACAGGGGCGTATCGAGCCGTCACTAATACAGGAAGACAGTACCCTGCAAACGGGAATGGCTGTAAAGTTGGGGAGAGGCAATATTGAAACAACGATGGACGATCTGCATAAAGTATACCAGAAAGTACTGCCTGATCAGGTATTCACGTATCAGTTTGTTGATGAACAAATAGCACAGTTGTATAAAAAAGAAAGTATCCAGCAAAAACTCATTTGTGTTTCGGCCTCTATAGCTATTGCCATAAGTTCGCTGGGTTTGTTGGGTTTAGTATCGTTGATAGCGTTACAGCGTACTAAAGAAATAGGCATCAGAAAAGTGCTGGGGGCATCAGTTACCCAGTTATGGCTGATGCTCTCGGTCGATTTTGTTTGGATGGAAATATTGGCCTTCGCCATTGCGGCGCCGGTATCGTTATGGATCATGAATAAATGGCTGCAAAATTTTGCCTATCATATACAAATACAATGGTGGATGTTTGCCATGGCCGGTTTAACGGCAATTGTAATTGCTTTGATCACTATTAGTTTTCAATCAATTAAAGCGTCCATAGCTAACCCGGTTAAAAGTTTACGGAGCGAATAG
- a CDS encoding ABC transporter ATP-binding protein, with amino-acid sequence MIKITNLEKFYRTEEVETIALNKLSMEVKKGEFVAIMGPSGCGKSTLLNILGLLDDPDAGSYLFNDIEVANFNERKRADLRKHNIGFVFQSFNLIDELTVFENVELPLIYTGVPASERVGKVEAVLDKMQIMHRRNHYPQQLSGGQQQRVAIARAVVNNPKLILADEPTGNLDSSNGNDVMELLTDLNEQGTTIIMVTHSEHDARYSHRIIRLLDGQTVMENIMI; translated from the coding sequence ATGATAAAAATTACAAATCTTGAAAAATTCTACCGGACTGAGGAAGTAGAAACAATTGCTTTGAACAAACTATCCATGGAAGTTAAAAAGGGCGAGTTTGTGGCCATTATGGGCCCATCGGGCTGCGGTAAATCAACCTTGTTGAATATACTTGGCCTGTTGGATGATCCCGATGCCGGCAGTTACCTGTTCAACGATATTGAGGTAGCCAATTTTAATGAACGTAAGCGTGCCGATCTGCGTAAGCATAACATAGGTTTTGTGTTCCAAAGCTTTAACCTTATTGATGAGCTGACCGTTTTTGAGAACGTTGAACTGCCGCTGATCTATACCGGCGTACCTGCCTCAGAACGCGTAGGCAAGGTAGAGGCTGTGCTGGATAAAATGCAGATAATGCACCGCCGCAACCACTACCCGCAGCAGTTATCGGGCGGTCAGCAGCAGCGTGTGGCCATAGCCCGTGCGGTTGTGAACAACCCAAAACTAATACTTGCGGATGAGCCTACCGGTAACCTGGACAGCAGCAACGGTAACGATGTAATGGAACTATTAACCGATTTGAACGAACAGGGTACTACCATAATTATGGTAACACACTCTGAACATGATGCCCGCTACAGTCACCGCATTATCCGCTTGCTGGATGGGCAAACTGTAATGGAAAATATTATGATATAA
- a CDS encoding efflux RND transporter periplasmic adaptor subunit, producing MDRKIEKKTWNSKRILTICGVVVLLIVIIFAVRSGTGKSKLNEDAERITISDVHKGPFQVTIPENGTVQPLTTIYIDAAEGGRVEKKFVEDGAMMKKGDPILKLSNTDLELSLANQETAVFAELTQMQISHTAAMQSSIGKLNQMADVDNAFKEAERIYKVDKHMYDQKAIGLQEFKKAENEYNYQLRRKKLTTQILSQDTTMNRQQEQQAKEQYAHMKNTLQLMRKKVEDLTIRAPVDGQLTSLDAEIGQNKAKGGNLGQIDVISGYKVRVDIDEHYLQQVYVGIPGTFILGDKTYKLTVKKVYAQITAGKFQVDMQFVGKVPEGIRRGQTLQITLALSDETQAVLVPRGGFFNQTGGNWIFKLSPDGKTAYRTDIQLGRQNPDYYEVLQGLKPGDKVITSSYDNYGDIQELVIKK from the coding sequence GTGGACAGAAAAATTGAAAAAAAGACATGGAACAGCAAACGGATACTTACCATTTGCGGGGTTGTTGTGCTATTGATAGTAATAATTTTTGCGGTACGGTCGGGCACCGGTAAAAGCAAATTGAATGAAGATGCCGAACGTATAACCATTAGCGATGTACATAAAGGCCCGTTCCAGGTTACTATACCCGAAAATGGTACCGTGCAGCCATTAACTACCATTTATATTGATGCTGCCGAAGGTGGCCGCGTAGAAAAGAAATTTGTTGAAGACGGCGCCATGATGAAAAAAGGCGACCCGATATTAAAACTTTCAAACACCGATCTGGAGCTAAGCCTGGCCAACCAGGAAACCGCCGTGTTTGCCGAACTGACCCAAATGCAGATATCGCACACCGCGGCTATGCAAAGCAGTATTGGCAAACTTAACCAGATGGCCGATGTGGATAATGCCTTTAAGGAAGCCGAGCGGATATACAAGGTTGATAAACATATGTACGATCAAAAAGCGATAGGCTTGCAGGAGTTTAAAAAAGCCGAGAATGAATACAACTATCAGCTGCGCCGTAAAAAACTGACCACCCAAATACTATCGCAGGATACTACTATGAACAGGCAGCAGGAACAGCAGGCTAAAGAACAATATGCCCACATGAAAAACACGCTGCAACTGATGCGTAAAAAGGTAGAAGATTTAACTATCCGTGCACCTGTGGATGGGCAGCTAACTTCGCTTGACGCGGAAATTGGTCAAAACAAGGCTAAAGGCGGTAACCTGGGCCAGATAGATGTGATAAGCGGCTACAAAGTGCGGGTTGATATTGATGAACACTACCTGCAGCAGGTATACGTGGGTATCCCCGGAACATTTATCCTTGGCGACAAAACTTATAAGCTAACCGTTAAAAAGGTATACGCGCAGATAACCGCCGGCAAGTTCCAGGTTGATATGCAATTTGTAGGCAAAGTTCCCGAGGGCATCCGCCGCGGACAAACCTTGCAGATCACGCTGGCATTGAGCGATGAAACCCAGGCGGTACTGGTGCCGCGCGGCGGCTTCTTCAACCAAACAGGGGGTAACTGGATATTTAAATTAAGTCCTGATGGCAAAACGGCTTATCGTACCGATATACAACTGGGCCGCCAAAACCCCGACTATTACGAAGTGCTGCAAGGCTTGAAACCGGGCGATAAAGTAATTACCAGCAGTTATGATAATTACGGGGATATACAGGAATTGGTAATAAAGAAATAA
- a CDS encoding sigma-54-dependent transcriptional regulator codes for MILKKATVLIVDDDTDVLTAVKLLLKTEAQEVITEKNPENLNWLIQRNQIDLILLDMNFNSAINTGNEGIYWLRKIKEWKPNVCIIMITAYGDIDLAVRSLKEGANDFIVKPWHNEKLIETIKDLLDKQEGTKTVKAPQKSTAGSTSILGESEAMQDIFHKVNKIAPTDANILILGENGTGKDLMAKAIHERSMRANKPFVKVDVGALTDTLFESELFGHKKGAFTDAREDRPGRFEDAHGGTLFLDEIGNISLQQQAKLLTVLQNRQVTRLGTNKPIDIDIRLICATNMPLQELANENKFRKDLIYRINTVEITMPPLRKRNNDIVLLARHFAKLYTGKYAKPAMDFEPAALTKLKQYNYPGNVRELQYSIERAVIMADDHILKTDDLIFSSLETAIETVEDDSNIPLSAMEKNAILRVIEKHNGNITRAAKELGLTRTALYRRLSKYDI; via the coding sequence ATGATACTAAAAAAAGCAACCGTTTTAATTGTTGATGATGATACCGATGTGCTTACCGCGGTGAAGCTTTTGCTGAAAACCGAAGCGCAGGAAGTGATCACCGAGAAAAACCCTGAGAACCTGAACTGGCTGATACAACGCAACCAGATTGACCTGATATTGCTGGATATGAACTTTAACAGCGCTATTAACACAGGCAACGAAGGTATTTACTGGCTGCGTAAAATTAAAGAATGGAAACCAAACGTATGCATTATTATGATTACGGCTTATGGCGATATCGATTTGGCCGTACGGTCGTTAAAAGAGGGCGCTAACGATTTTATTGTTAAACCCTGGCATAACGAAAAGCTTATTGAGACCATAAAAGATCTGCTGGACAAACAGGAAGGTACGAAAACCGTAAAGGCGCCGCAAAAAAGCACGGCTGGTTCTACTTCCATCCTGGGCGAATCGGAAGCGATGCAGGATATTTTCCATAAAGTGAATAAGATTGCCCCTACCGATGCTAATATTTTAATTCTTGGCGAAAACGGTACCGGTAAAGATTTGATGGCCAAGGCCATTCACGAACGGTCTATGCGGGCCAATAAGCCGTTTGTAAAAGTGGATGTGGGCGCACTTACCGATACTTTATTTGAAAGTGAATTATTTGGCCATAAAAAAGGGGCATTTACAGATGCCCGCGAAGACCGCCCCGGCCGCTTTGAGGATGCGCATGGCGGCACTTTGTTTTTAGATGAGATTGGCAACATCAGCCTGCAGCAGCAAGCTAAGTTATTAACCGTGCTGCAAAACAGACAGGTTACCCGCCTGGGCACTAATAAACCTATAGATATTGATATCCGGTTGATATGCGCCACCAATATGCCGCTGCAGGAACTGGCCAACGAGAATAAATTCCGTAAAGATTTGATTTACCGCATTAATACGGTTGAGATAACGATGCCGCCGCTGCGTAAGCGCAATAACGATATTGTGCTGCTGGCGCGCCATTTTGCCAAGCTGTATACCGGTAAATATGCCAAGCCTGCCATGGATTTTGAACCCGCAGCCTTAACCAAGCTAAAACAGTATAATTACCCGGGGAACGTACGTGAGTTGCAGTATTCTATAGAACGTGCCGTAATTATGGCCGACGACCATATCCTGAAGACCGACGACCTGATCTTCTCATCGCTGGAAACAGCTATTGAAACGGTGGAAGACGACAGCAATATCCCGCTGAGCGCCATGGAAAAAAACGCCATTTTACGCGTAATTGAAAAACACAACGGTAATATTACCCGCGCCGCAAAAGAATTGGGCCTTACCCGTACCGCACTATACCGCAGATTAAGCAAGTATGATATATAA
- a CDS encoding sensor histidine kinase — protein sequence MIYKKYEWRFLGRVLALFVTLTIAAFIVVQSAFIYLVFVVPVIAYQMYELIRFQKKAQDEVNQFVESIHYRDFSRHFDERRAPTELKPLRKGFNEINTTFKLISRERETQYHYLQKILELVDTGIVSFDAETGETGWINEAFKNLLSIPYLKTIHSLEKREPSLYQEVIGLKPGDSKVVSLTRNQQLIKVLVTASVLRSDDRLYKLLAFQNVSEALDETESKAWQKLLNVMTHEIMNSVAPISSLADTLKNRLQSPEIANSPVSSQLEDLELGIDTIKRRSEGLLKFTESYRNLNKITKLDLKKVLVRDLFENLSNLMQPTLEKKHIELEIILRDPTLAIEADINLVEQVIINLLVNAIEAVKDRDEPRIILSGELQPNNKTIVKIADNGVGMPPELLDKIFIPFFSTRKTGSGIGLSLCKQIMLLHKGNIQVQSAEGKGSAFLLQFVP from the coding sequence ATGATATATAAAAAATATGAGTGGCGTTTTTTAGGCCGGGTGCTGGCGCTGTTTGTTACGCTTACTATAGCCGCGTTTATTGTTGTGCAAAGCGCGTTTATTTACCTGGTGTTTGTTGTGCCGGTAATTGCTTACCAGATGTACGAGTTGATCCGCTTTCAGAAAAAGGCGCAGGATGAAGTGAACCAGTTTGTTGAGTCTATCCACTACCGCGATTTTTCACGCCATTTTGATGAGCGCCGGGCACCTACCGAGCTTAAACCGCTGCGCAAGGGTTTTAACGAGATCAACACCACCTTCAAACTCATCAGCCGCGAACGGGAAACCCAATACCATTACCTGCAAAAAATACTGGAACTGGTGGATACCGGCATTGTATCATTCGATGCCGAAACCGGCGAAACCGGCTGGATAAACGAGGCCTTTAAAAACCTGCTCAGCATTCCTTATCTTAAAACCATCCACTCGCTTGAAAAACGGGAGCCTTCGCTTTACCAGGAGGTGATTGGCCTTAAACCCGGCGATAGCAAAGTAGTATCGCTTACCCGTAACCAGCAATTAATAAAAGTATTGGTTACCGCCAGTGTGTTGCGCAGCGATGACCGCCTTTATAAACTACTGGCGTTTCAGAATGTGAGCGAGGCATTGGATGAAACGGAATCAAAGGCGTGGCAAAAGCTGTTGAACGTTATGACGCACGAGATCATGAACTCGGTAGCGCCTATCTCATCGTTAGCGGATACTTTGAAAAACCGTTTGCAAAGCCCGGAGATTGCTAATAGCCCCGTAAGCAGCCAACTGGAAGATCTGGAACTGGGTATTGATACGATTAAACGACGTAGCGAGGGTTTGCTGAAATTCACGGAGAGCTACCGCAACCTGAACAAAATCACCAAGCTTGACCTTAAAAAGGTACTGGTACGCGACCTGTTCGAGAACCTGAGCAACCTGATGCAGCCCACGCTGGAGAAAAAGCATATTGAGCTGGAGATTATCCTGCGCGACCCTACCCTGGCGATTGAGGCGGACATTAACCTGGTTGAACAAGTGATCATCAATCTGCTGGTAAATGCTATAGAAGCTGTTAAAGACCGTGACGAACCACGCATTATATTATCCGGCGAATTGCAGCCCAATAATAAAACCATTGTAAAAATTGCAGATAATGGCGTTGGCATGCCCCCCGAATTATTGGATAAGATATTTATTCCGTTTTTTAGTACCCGTAAAACCGGTAGCGGTATTGGCTTAAGCCTGTGCAAGCAAATTATGCTGCTGCATAAAGGCAATATCCAGGTACAATCGGCAGAAGGTAAAGGTTCGGCGTTTTTGCTGCAATTTGTGCCTTAA
- a CDS encoding NADPH-dependent FMN reductase, with protein MNKTILAISGSLREGSSNTQLLTLLGTWAPAAINYQIYTGMGGLPHFIPMAEGKAYPAAVQNLHQQLNAADAVIICTPEYAFGVPGSLKNLLDWTVAAGNFVDKPVAVITASSQGNYAHPSLLTTLGAINAHIIEGATLLIPFIRAKMDTGGHVIDAATEKELRLVFDNLLKAIKG; from the coding sequence ATGAACAAAACCATCTTAGCCATATCCGGCAGCTTGCGCGAAGGCTCGTCAAACACGCAGCTACTGACTTTATTAGGTACCTGGGCGCCCGCCGCTATTAATTACCAAATTTATACCGGCATGGGCGGGTTGCCGCATTTTATTCCAATGGCCGAGGGTAAAGCCTACCCTGCTGCTGTGCAAAACCTGCACCAGCAATTAAACGCGGCCGATGCGGTGATCATTTGCACACCCGAATACGCTTTTGGGGTACCCGGCTCGCTCAAAAACCTGCTAGACTGGACGGTGGCTGCCGGGAACTTTGTAGATAAGCCTGTGGCCGTTATTACCGCATCGTCGCAAGGCAACTATGCGCATCCATCCTTATTGACTACGCTTGGGGCTATAAACGCCCATATTATTGAAGGTGCCACGCTGCTTATCCCATTTATCCGCGCCAAAATGGATACAGGCGGCCATGTTATTGATGCCGCTACCGAAAAGGAATTACGTTTGGTGTTTGATAACCTGTTAAAAGCAATTAAAGGTTGA
- a CDS encoding VF530 family protein, with translation MPEQPNNPLHGKTLEAILTHLVAHYGWPELGYRIRINCFLDNPSIKSSLKFLRKTDWARKKVEELYLESIKPRV, from the coding sequence ATGCCCGAACAACCCAATAACCCGCTGCATGGCAAAACGCTGGAGGCTATCCTCACCCACCTGGTAGCGCATTATGGCTGGCCTGAGTTAGGCTATCGTATCCGCATCAACTGTTTTTTGGATAACCCCAGCATTAAATCCAGTCTGAAGTTTTTAAGAAAGACGGATTGGGCCAGGAAGAAGGTGGAAGAATTGTATTTGGAAAGTATTAAACCAAGGGTTTAG
- a CDS encoding LacI family DNA-binding transcriptional regulator, translating into MSIEDSYNKNKEITLIDIAKELNVSKSTVSRALQDHHSISGATKDAVRKLAEKYHYQPNAIAASLFKKSTKTIGVIVPILSHYFFSTAIAGIEEVAYNAGYKVIICQSNESYEREVIVSKTLLSAKVDGLIVSVSKETINMDHFSTFISKNIPLVFFDRLPAGIKTNMVSVDDYDGAFKMVEHLIRQGCKKIAHFTGPLNIALSQNRLQGYKDALSKYDIAIDDALIYECGFERSQAIASTEKMLADGISPDAIFAVCDPVAIGIMLTLKQKGINIPDDIAVAGFNDDPTATVIDPPLTTVIQPAFEIGAAAAEICLKQIARPGSKYIKKILKTELIVRRSTIKKKLAKPLV; encoded by the coding sequence ATGAGCATAGAAGACAGCTATAATAAAAATAAAGAGATCACACTTATTGATATAGCAAAGGAATTGAATGTATCCAAAAGCACAGTATCCCGCGCGCTTCAGGATCATCATTCTATTAGTGGCGCTACTAAAGACGCTGTGCGTAAGCTTGCCGAAAAATATCATTACCAGCCAAATGCTATTGCTGCCAGCTTGTTTAAAAAATCCACTAAAACCATTGGTGTCATTGTTCCGATATTGTCTCATTACTTTTTCTCGACCGCAATTGCGGGAATAGAAGAAGTTGCCTACAACGCAGGTTATAAGGTGATTATATGCCAATCAAATGAATCGTACGAGCGGGAGGTGATCGTATCAAAAACACTGCTATCGGCCAAGGTAGACGGATTGATCGTGTCGGTTTCGAAAGAAACTATCAATATGGATCATTTTAGCACTTTTATAAGCAAGAATATCCCCCTGGTGTTTTTTGACCGTTTACCTGCGGGCATTAAAACCAATATGGTATCGGTAGATGATTATGATGGCGCTTTTAAAATGGTTGAACACCTTATTCGGCAAGGGTGTAAAAAAATAGCGCATTTTACCGGTCCATTAAATATCGCTTTATCGCAAAACAGGTTGCAGGGGTATAAAGATGCCCTAAGCAAGTATGATATTGCGATAGACGACGCACTGATCTATGAATGCGGCTTTGAAAGATCGCAGGCGATAGCATCGACAGAAAAGATGCTGGCCGACGGTATTTCTCCCGACGCGATATTTGCGGTTTGTGACCCGGTTGCTATAGGTATAATGCTTACTTTAAAGCAAAAGGGAATAAACATACCTGATGATATCGCGGTTGCAGGTTTTAATGATGACCCAACGGCTACGGTTATCGATCCGCCGTTAACAACGGTTATACAGCCCGCTTTTGAAATTGGCGCGGCAGCAGCAGAGATTTGTTTGAAGCAAATAGCCAGGCCGGGTAGTAAGTACATAAAAAAGATACTTAAAACTGAACTGATCGTCAGACGATCTACTATTAAAAAAAAGCTGGCTAAACCCTTGGTTTAA
- a CDS encoding heparin lyase I family protein, protein MKKINLIVTMLAMGCGLMLSQCKKDVKNVDANEPVESAPTLKTLSVLFNGDASRGSANVWKDVNIEGTGTLTTVNDETGTLCWKFLKPVDSHRTEGHGAKNYQALNGDEIYIGWTSKLYMPTSLKTEAVFQWKSYPTDTMANHPLMLHTVNGNLELQNFDINHVATVPWSIPLSVSTWQSFVLRIKLSTSATTGYIELWYNGTKQTFTNGSQRYYCRTFDSLSCDPKWGVYGGDASQVTNIVKKIRIGTSYADVAQ, encoded by the coding sequence ATGAAAAAGATCAATCTTATTGTGACTATGCTTGCTATGGGCTGCGGGCTTATGTTATCCCAATGCAAAAAAGACGTAAAGAACGTTGATGCAAATGAACCTGTTGAAAGTGCCCCAACACTCAAAACACTATCTGTATTGTTTAATGGCGATGCTTCCCGGGGGTCGGCCAACGTGTGGAAGGATGTAAACATTGAAGGGACGGGCACTTTAACCACCGTAAATGATGAAACAGGGACATTATGCTGGAAATTTTTAAAACCTGTTGACAGCCATCGTACCGAAGGGCATGGGGCTAAAAACTACCAGGCGCTGAACGGCGACGAAATTTATATTGGCTGGACCAGCAAGTTGTATATGCCAACTTCATTAAAAACCGAGGCCGTATTTCAATGGAAATCATACCCAACCGATACAATGGCCAACCATCCTTTAATGCTGCATACCGTAAACGGAAACTTAGAATTGCAAAATTTTGATATTAATCATGTCGCTACGGTTCCGTGGTCTATCCCCCTATCCGTTAGCACGTGGCAATCGTTTGTTTTAAGAATTAAATTATCAACAAGCGCTACCACCGGGTATATCGAATTATGGTATAATGGCACAAAGCAAACATTTACCAACGGCAGCCAAAGGTACTATTGCCGTACTTTCGATAGCTTATCCTGCGATCCGAAATGGGGCGTATATGGCGGTGATGCATCACAAGTTACCAATATTGTGAAAAAGATACGCATTGGCACCAGCTATGCAGATGTAGCACAATAA
- a CDS encoding AI-2E family transporter: MTRKLLAPFYERLSLVLIGILSLGFLINAGKEVLDPMMFGFLFAILLLPVCNFFERRLRLPRSMASFLSIVLLILFITSIVYLIGSQIAVLSEDYPKLKQQVIETCTDIRHWIRAKFHVSSNKQIAYVNNTANKIVADGTSVLGTTFGAVSSLLLFYAFINIFTFFILFYRRLLFRFLLSVFGEKNSDVVFDIVENVQSIIRKYIIGLLLEMLIVSVAACTIFYFLGVKYFALLGIITGLFNIIPYIGIFTALLLSSLITFATGDVGNTIIVAVSVLGIHIIDSNFLLPMVVGSKVRLNALITFLGIILGEMLWGLSGMFLSIPTIAILKIVFDRIESLKPWGFLLGGEYEYKKSAEKAMKTE, from the coding sequence ATGACAAGAAAACTACTTGCTCCATTTTACGAACGCCTTTCGCTGGTACTTATCGGTATCCTGTCACTCGGGTTCCTTATAAACGCCGGTAAAGAGGTGCTTGACCCTATGATGTTTGGGTTTTTGTTTGCCATACTATTACTGCCGGTATGCAATTTTTTTGAACGCAGGTTACGTTTGCCGCGCAGCATGGCATCGTTCCTGTCCATTGTGCTGCTGATATTATTTATTACAAGTATTGTGTACCTTATAGGTTCGCAAATTGCGGTATTGAGCGAAGATTACCCCAAATTAAAACAACAGGTAATTGAAACATGTACAGACATCAGGCATTGGATAAGGGCTAAATTTCACGTATCATCAAATAAACAAATTGCTTACGTTAACAATACCGCTAATAAAATAGTAGCCGATGGTACTTCGGTACTTGGTACTACTTTCGGGGCCGTTTCATCGTTGCTGCTGTTTTATGCTTTTATAAACATATTTACCTTTTTCATTTTATTTTACCGGCGTTTATTGTTCCGGTTTCTGCTATCGGTTTTTGGCGAAAAAAATTCGGATGTGGTGTTTGATATTGTGGAGAACGTACAAAGCATTATCAGGAAATATATTATTGGCCTGCTGCTCGAAATGCTGATAGTTTCTGTTGCTGCCTGCACTATATTTTACTTTTTAGGGGTTAAATACTTTGCTTTGTTAGGGATTATAACAGGTTTGTTCAATATTATCCCTTATATCGGCATCTTTACCGCGCTGTTACTTAGCAGCTTAATCACCTTTGCCACCGGCGATGTAGGTAATACCATAATAGTGGCGGTATCTGTATTAGGTATCCATATTATCGATTCCAACTTCCTGCTGCCTATGGTGGTAGGTTCAAAGGTGAGGCTAAACGCCCTGATCACCTTTTTAGGCATTATCCTGGGCGAAATGCTTTGGGGGTTATCCGGTATGTTCCTTTCCATCCCAACCATCGCTATCCTTAAAATTGTATTCGACAGGATTGAAAGCCTGAAACCCTGGGGCTTCCTGCTGGGCGGCGAATATGAGTATAAAAAATCGGCCGAGAAGGCGATGAAAACGGAGTAG